The window GTGATGTCTTCCAGAAGCAGAATGACCGAGTTGACCGAGTTGTTCACGTCGCGCGTGGGGCAGGCGGTGATGCGCAGGGCGCGCAGTCCGTCATCTGTTTGCAGAAAGGCTTCCGAGGGGAGCTGGCAGGCGAATTCCAGTTCCCGCACCCTGCCGTCGGTGAATACGTTCATGAGCATGCTCTTGGGATTCCATGCTCCGGCCTGTGCTTCCGCCACCGGTTCGTTACTCCCCGCCCCGCAGGCCGCCGCAAACAGGGCATCCGCCTTGAGGTGTCCGGTAGGAACATGGTTGCCGTTGAGAGTGATGCCGAACCATTGCGAGAACAGCGGGTTGGCTGCGGTTATGCGCATGGAGGCGTCCACCACAGCTATGCCTACGGCAAGGTTGTCGGTTATGGAGCGGTAGCGGGCCTCTGACATTATCAGGGCTTCCTGCACCTGCTTGCTCTGAGTGATATCGATGCCAAGCTTCAAAACCAGCGGCGAACTGTCTTCGTCCGTAAAGGGATAGGAATAGATGCGGAACGCCTGCCTGTTGGCCGGGTTGGTCCATTCGTAAATGGAAAGGCTGCCGGTATCGAACACATCGAAAGGCGGACATGTGGGGCAGGGCTCTGACTGGTTCTTGATGACCTTGTAGCAGGGGTGCTTCAGGCTGGAACCGAAAATTTCCTTGAAGGTCTGGTTGTGGTACCGGAGCGAGTAGTCCGGAGCCACAAGGGCCACAAAGGCCGGGAGCCTGTCGAGCAGGCCCAGCAGTCTGTCCCGTTCTGCCTGAACGGCTCGTTGCCTGTCCATGTCTGCCGGGGCAAGCCCCAGCGTGGCGGTGACAAGCTCGGTTTCATCGGGCAGCAGAATCGGTCGGGGGCAGACCTGAATATCGGCAGGATGCCCGTCAACAGTCATGAGGCGGATGGTGTACGGCTCAAAAACGCCACGCTCCTCATTGCGCATCTGTCTGGCAAGTATGGCCGGAATGGGGTCGGCGCACAGGGCCTTGGTCAGCGCCTGAAGAAGGTCGCGTCGCGAAATGCCCAGCAGGGGGCAGAGCAGGGAGCCGGCATACCCCAGATCCAGCGCGTCGCCGCCGGAAGCGGAATCGCTTATCTGGCGCAGAAAGCGGAGAACCTGCGGAGGCGTATGGCCTTCAGGTTGTATTTCCGGGGGCTGGGGCGGGTCAGGTAGCATGGTGTTTTCTGCGCCGTGCGGTAATGTCTGTCGGCTGTTCCGTTGCCGGAAGCCGTGGGTTGAATGACAGGTGCCAACCCTCAGTTGCCTTTGGCGGTGGAGGATGACTGTTGCCAAGGATGATGTGGCAATACCGCAGATCAGTCAAAAGCGAAATGGCGGCATCCCTATACGGCTCTGCCGGTTGGAGATGCGTTGCCGTTGCTGCCGGGGGCGGTATCACAGGTGGTTCAAGCCGTTCAGGACTCGTCTGTTCCTGTCTCCATCAGGCTTTTCATACTCGTGTCTATGACGCTCAATGTATGGGCGAGTACGGTATCCACATGCATGATGGCGGCAGTTGCCCTTTCACGTTCACCGAAACGGAGGGCGTCTGCGCAGGATTCAAGCGTGGCGGCAAGCTCCATGGCCCCCACGTTTTTTGCTGCGGCCTTCAGAGCCTGTGTCGCTCCGCTCGCCACTTCGGCAAGGGGGAGGTCGAGGCGGGGTGAGTTACCGCGTAGCGCTTCGCGGATGCTGTGCATCTGTTCCACCGAGTCTGCAAGAAACGCCTGCCAGATTTCGCGCACCAGCTGTGCGTCTCCGTCCATTCTTTCCAGTACGTCCGCCGTGTCCAGCATGGGCCGCAAAAGCTGCGGCGATTCTGCCGGAGCGGTATCTTCGGGGGGCGACGTATCCTGCTGCATGGCTCGGGCTATGGCCTTGTAAAAGCGGGTCGCGTGGATGGGCTTGGCAATATACTCGGTCATGCCAGCTTCAAGGAATCGTTCGCGGTCGCCTTTAAGGGCGTGCGCGGTAATAGCGATGATGGGAATATCCGGCGCAACACCGTCGGCAAGGCCCGAGCGGATGCGGCGCACGGCCTCCAGACCGCCCATGCGGGGCATCTGGATGTTGCTGAGCACAAGGTCGAAGCGTTCCTGAGCCAAATGCACCAGCATTTCCAGGCCGTTGTTGGCTGTGACGCAGGTATGGCCCTGCTTTTCAAGGAGCAGGCGGACAAGTTTGCGGCTGACCAGATTGTCGTCCACGGCCAGTACGTGCAGTTTGTGCGGGGCGGGCTGTTGAACGGTAACGGCCTGTTTGTCCTGCTGCGCTTTGCCGGAAGGCGTAAGGCACACTGTGAAATAGAAGGTGCTGCCGTGGTCCACCCTGCTGCGCACCCAAATTGAGCCGTCCATGAGCTCTACCAGTTCTTTGCAGATGGCAAGGCCCAGACCGGAACCGACGTGCTCCTGCGGATTATCGCGGTCAACCTGCCGGTAGCGCTCGAATATGGCCGTCTGCCGGTCTTCGGGGATGCCTATGCCGGTGTCGCGTACCGAGAAGAGCAGCTGGATGGAGCGGTTGTTGTCGCCATTGTCTGTCGTCTGGGGAGCGCCCTGTACGGTGTTCACCTCCACGGTGATGCCGCCGGAAAGCGTGAACTTGATGGCGTTGCCCAGCAGGTTCAGCAGAATCTGCTGCAGGCGTCCGGAATCACCGATTATGGTTTTGGGGACATCGGGCGCGATGTGCCATGCCACCTGAAGTCCTTTCTTTTCCGCATCGGGGCGGATGGTCCGTACCGCTTTGGAAAGGCAGGCGTACAGCTCGAAGGGGCGTTCTGTCAGAGACAGTTTGCGGGCCTCTATGCGGGAAATATCCAGAACGTCGTTCAGGATATTGAGCAGGTTCTCGGCAGACTCCAGTACCGTGGTCAGATATTCGCGCTGCTCGGTGGACAGATCCGTGTCCAGCGCAAGGTCGGTCATGCCCACAATGCCGTTCAGCGAGTTGCGTATTTCGTGGCTCATATCCGCAAAATAACCGGACTTGGCAAGGTTGTCCTGTTCCGCCCTGCGCCGCGCTTCGTCAAGGCTGCGCTCGGAGCGGTGTTTGAGCATGGCGATTTCTATGGTGGAGTGCAGCTCGCGTTCTTCAAAGGGCTTGATGAGAAAACCGAAAGGATTGGATGCCTTGGCGCGCTCCAGCGTTGCTTCGTCAGAGTAGGCGGTGAGATAGATGACGGGAATGCCGAGTTTCGCCGTGATGACGCTTGCGGCCTGAATCCCGTCCATTTCGCCCTTGAGCCGGATGTCCATGAGTACAAGGCTCGGCTGCAGTTCCGCTGCCTTGCTGATTGCGGTTTGTCCGTCTCCTACAATGGCTGGCACGGAATAGCCCAGACGTTCCAGCGTGCGTTTGATATCCAGTGCGACAATCTGTTCGTCGTCCACGACCAGAATGGATAAAGGCATGCGTCCTCCGATGCGGGCATGAGCGGGGCAGGCGTTCAGGATACCGCCGTGCGGTATGACAACTCCTCTGTCTCAGGTGTCATCTATGCAACAAAGAGGGGAGTATTTCAAGTATGTTCAGGAGATAAAGATGTTGTGGCGTGTTGACGAACATATTCTGTTGTGTCACTCTCGTCAGCAAACTCCGTACTGAACCATGGGGGATGATGTGAAGAATTATCTGGGAACGCTGCTTGTTTCCGTAACGTTGCTGGCCGGTGCTCCGGCTGTTTCGCAGGCTAAGGGGCTTGCCGAATTGTTGCCGGGGTTGCTGGAGAAGCATGAGCGCGTGTTGGCCAAGGAGAGCCAGATTGAGGCTTCTACTCACGGGGTTGATGTAAGCCGCTCCGGCTGGTTCCCCAGACTGGACGTAACGAGTGACGCATCCAGCGAGCAGATAGAAAGGCCCGGCAGCCAGCCAGACGATTACACCTCCCGTGCTCGCAACATGCAGAAGATTCGGGGTACCCAGCTGCTGTATGACTTTGACGCCACCACCCGGCGTGTCGAGCAATCCGAGGCTGTGCTTGAGCGGAGCCGTCTTGAGCATTTCTCGGCGCAGCAGGATATTCTTCTTGATGGCATCAGCGTCTATCTGGATGTGTACAAGGCTTTCAAGCGTCTTGAATACGCCACACGTTCCGAGGAACGCATCAAGCAACAGACCGGCATTGAAGAGACGTTGGTGCAGCGGGGAGCAGGCGTTTCTTCCGACGTGTTGCAGGCCAAACAGCAGTTGCTCGGTGCCATGGCGTTACGGGTGAATATTGAAGGTGAACTTGCCCGTGCCCGTGCCCGTTTTCGTTCCCTGTATGGCTATGCTCCCGATACGGCGGAGATAAAGACTTTTGAAAAGCCTGTGCTTCCGGCAGATCTTCTGCCCGCTACTCCCGACGATGCCGCTGTTGCCGCCATTGACGGCAGCCCCCTTCTCAAGGCGGCGGACGCTACCGTATCGGCAAGCGTGAAGCAGGTGGAGATTGACCGCACCCGTTTCTATCCCAATTTCAACCTGTTTGCCGAAGCTCGTCGACGCGAGAACGACAACGGGGATTCCGGGGTGCGAAACGATTCGGGATTCGGTGTGGAGATGGCGTGGAATCTGTTTTCCGGATTCGGTGATGAAGCACAGTTGAATGCATCGCGTGCTTCGGTGTCACAGGCGCGTTATGTACAGGCCGACATGCGCAGGACGGTTGAGGAGAATGTTCGCATCGCATGGCAGGATTTGCGAGCCAACCGTCGCAACGCCAAGCTGTTGCGGGAGCAGACCGAGATTCTCGGCGAGTTCATGGATATGGCCAAGCGTGAACGCAAGCTCGGTACCCGTTCCTTGCTGGATGTGCTGGTCGCCGAGGTGAACTACATCAATGCTGTGAGTCAGGCCCTTGCAGCGGAAGCCGAAGCGCTCCGGGCAGGGTATGCGACCCTGCATGCCATGGGTAAGCTTGATGTCACCCTGTTCAAGGCTCCCTAGTGGAGAGTCCGCCATTAACGAAAAGCGCCCCGCAATGCGGGGCGTTTTCGTTGATGGGTGAACGGTTGTCAGCCGCCGAAATAGCCGGGGCTGATCACCGAAAGTGCTTCGGTGTATTTACTGCGCAGCAGGGCAAGCTTGCCGCCCATGGCCTTTTCCTGTGCGGAAATGTCCATGGAGCATTCAGACGCTAACTGGCTGTTAAGCATTTCGATTTCCCGTACCGTGGACTTGATCAGGTTCAGGGTATCTGCGAATCCGGCCTTGCCGTCGGCCTTGTCTGCGTTTGCGAGCACGTCGTAGAGGCGGGCCTTCCAGATGTTCAGCTCCATTTCCACACCTTTGCAGTAGTTCTGTACGGCCGCTTCGCGTTGGGAATCGGAACTGCATCCCTCAATTGCCGAACAACTCTCACAAGGACCGGGGTAATCCATATTGGGCATGGTTTCCTCCATCGGTTGGCAGTTTTAGATGTACCTGCAAAGTACCATCGGGTACGTGGGGAGCAGTATTATTTTTTGGCTTACACCCGGGTTACAGCAGCAGGTGGCCGCAGCCTTCGCGCAGAGCCGTGGCAAGAGCGCGGGTCAAGGATGTGCCAAGGCTCCACTGGTGCCAGTAGAGCCTGACCGAAATGTGCGCCTGCGGAGCAAGGGCAACCAATGTGCCCTGATCGATGAGGGGGAGCCCCTGCGGGTGCGGCACCATGCCGTAGGCAAGGCTGGCGGTCACAAGATCCACAAATACTTCTGATGACGGCACGTAGTGGGTGGGAAAGTCGCCCGCACTCAGCCCCCAGTGCTCGGCAAAACGGCAGTGGAGCAGGTCCTTGCGGTTGAAGGTGACTGCAGGGGCGCGGCGAATGGCCTCTGCGGTAACGCCATTGGGAAACCAGCGTTGCGCGAAGGTGTGCGTGGCAAGGCATTGGTATTCCATCCGGCCCAGATAGAAGCAGGAACAGCCTTGAATCGGCTCTGGTCTGGTGCTCACGCAACCGGCTACTCGGCCTGCGCGCAGCAGATCATGGGTCTGTTCCTGATCATCCGTATACAGGTCCAGCAGAACGCTGTTGGCTTCAAGAAAAGGTTGCAGGGCTGGCAGGAACCATGTGGCAAGGCTGTCTTCGTTCACGCCCAGCGCAATGACCGGCAGGGCATCCGACGTTGGCAGCAGGTCGGCAAGCAGATCGGATTCCAGATGATAGACCTTGCGGAAGTGTGCCAGCAGGCGTTGGCCAGTCTCCGTGGGGCGGACAGGGGTGGAGCGGATCAGCAGTGCCTGTCCCACGTTGTCTTCCAGTGTACGAATGCGTTGCGATACGGCAGACTGGGTGATGTGGAGCCTGCCAGCAGCCTTGTCGAAGCTGCCTTCCTCGGCCACGGCGGCCAGTGCTTCCAGTTGTTTGTAGTCCAGCATGTCTATGCATAAGAAAAATTAATTAAATAGTAAAATAATAAGTTTTACTTGTCATAATGCGCGGGGTAGGAGGAGGGCACATGCAGATGCCTGACCGGCAAATTACGGTGCATGTACGGAGAGCATCATGCTGGGAGCATATATTCAGGGAATCGGGATGGGGGGCGGTTTGATCGTCGCCATTGGTGCGCAGAACGCTTTTGTGTTTTCGCAGGGGGTGCGTCAGAACCATCATCTGACCATCGCCCTGTTATGCAGCCTGTGCGATGCCATGCTGATCTGTCTTGGTGTGTCAGGCGTGGGGACGGCTGTGGCGAGTAGTCCGACGTTGGGGAGGTATGCGGCCTTGTTCGGGGCGGCCTTTCTGTTCTGGTATGGCCTTGGAGCGTTTCGCTCCATGCTGCGGGGCGGTTGCCTGAAGGATGAGGCCGACTGCGAACTGGCTACGCGTCGATCCGCCATTGCCGCTACGCTGGCCGTGACGCTGCTTAATCCGCATGTCTATCTGGATACCGTGGTCCTGCTTGGCTCCGTGAGCGGTCAATACGGCGGTGAAGCCCGTTACATTTTCGGGGCCGGGGCTGCAACGGCATCCTTTCTCTGGTTCTTTTCCCTTTCGCTGGGCGGCAGGCTGATGGCGCCGTTTTTTCAATCCCGGACGGCGTGGCGCGTGCTCGATGGTATCGTCTGCCTGACCATGTGGTGCATCGGCGTCGGACTGTTCAGGCAGGGACTAGCGTAACGGAAACGAGCTATGGGACGGGCAGTTAGCAGAAGGAAAGCAGGGCGTCAGAGAGCAGCTTTCCATCCACGAGCGGAGCGCTTTGTTCACTGATCAGATTCAGATCAAGGACTGCAATTCCACGGGCGGCAAGGGCATCCCTGTTTAGGGTGCCGTTGTAACGCCCGTTTTTCGTATCCAGCAGAATGGCGTTGAGAACGTCGCTGTCCTTGATGTTGTCCGGGGCATCCTTGCGCAGGGTGTGCAGCAGCCGCTCCACCTGCATGGAGAGGTCGTGGCCGAAGAGTTCAGGATCGGTACCTGTATTGGGAATGAACACCTTGGGCTTGCGGCTTGCGGCAATGGCTTTGCCGATGCCGTCGGGCAGCAGGGTGGCGATGATGCTGGAATAGAAGCTGCCCATGGGATAGCAGATGAGGTCTGCCTGCGCGATGAGTCTTCTGGAATTGTCGCAAAGCGGAATGCCGATGCGTTCCTTGCCATGTAATGACGGCGTGAGCCAGATGTCCTCAATGGGGCTTTGCACGGGGGGGTGCCATTTGCCGGTAAACATGTGCTGGCCGACCACAATCTCGTTGTTTGCGAGCCGGACGGCAAGATGGGCACAGCTGTCCACGACGGGACGTACGATGCCGCGCACTTCAACCAGCTTGGAAAAAAGGTAGATGGCAGGATCAAGTTGTTTGCGGTTGGAAGTATAGCCTGCCGTGAGCACCAGATTGCCTATGCTTGCACCGTGCAGATCGAAGTCTTGCGGCATCTGGTCTGCAAAGAGTTGCAGGTTGTTCCGGATGATCTCGCGCATGGGCTCGGGGATGGGCTGCATGAGCGCATGCGTCCCCGTCGTGAAGAGTTTCAGCTCGTCAGCCAGATCCTTGTCGGACGCCTTCTGGGCCATGCGGTAGACAAACAGATCGAATATGGCGGGGTTGCCCTGAATGGACTGGTCTGCAAGCGCCATGAGGCGGCTGCGGATATCACCCACGGCTGGCATGTCAAAGGCTTGCCTGAGCACTGCGGAACTGCCGCCCGAGTCGAAGGGCGTGATCAGGTGCACGGAGTTATGCGTGTAGTGCGTCAGTTGTTGGGCCAGGTCGTGCAATGCCGAGCCGCCGCTGAAGAACAGCGCCTTGGGGCCAAGCTGGGGGGCGTGACGAAACCGCTCCAGCTTGAGGGGGTCGGGGATGGTGATTTCCCGTGTTATTGTCAGGTGCTGCTTGAGATGCATTGTTTCGTACGGTTGCTGTAATTCGGGCTGCTGTGGCAGCGCGGCGTTTATGCTGGTTTTTTAACCGGCAATGTTTTGCAGAACATGGTCAACATACAGGGCGGCAGCGTTCATGCCGCTGGAATCGCGGATGCCGCGAAAACCGCCGAATGCGGAAACTTCAAACACGTAGGGGCCGTCGCTGGTCAAGGCCACGTCTACGCAGGTGAAGTCCAGCCCGAAAAGCTTCTGGGCTCGGGAGGCCAGTTCCAGAACTTCCTCCGAAGGCTCAAAGGGGGCATACCGGCCGCCGCTGGCGGTGGTGGTGTTCCATGAATCGTTGGTTTTGCAGCGGGCGTAGGTAGTCAGATATTGCCCACCGAGAAAGACCACGCCGAGATCCTTGCCCTCCTCAAGATCAACAGCTTTCTGAATGTACATGAGACGGTATTCACGGGCATAACGCTCCACGGCGTCCCGCGCCTGCGGCCCGTGCTCCAGCATGAACATGCCGCGGGCCTTGGACGTGTACAGGGGTTTGAATATGGCGCGACCGTATTCATTAACGGCCTCCAGAGCAAGTTCAATGTTCTCCGTGATGGTGGTCGGGGGCATGGGAATGCCTCCGGCCTGCAGGGTAACCGTG is drawn from Desulfovibrio mangrovi and contains these coding sequences:
- a CDS encoding PAS domain-containing sensor histidine kinase, with translation MLPDPPQPPEIQPEGHTPPQVLRFLRQISDSASGGDALDLGYAGSLLCPLLGISRRDLLQALTKALCADPIPAILARQMRNEERGVFEPYTIRLMTVDGHPADIQVCPRPILLPDETELVTATLGLAPADMDRQRAVQAERDRLLGLLDRLPAFVALVAPDYSLRYHNQTFKEIFGSSLKHPCYKVIKNQSEPCPTCPPFDVFDTGSLSIYEWTNPANRQAFRIYSYPFTDEDSSPLVLKLGIDITQSKQVQEALIMSEARYRSITDNLAVGIAVVDASMRITAANPLFSQWFGITLNGNHVPTGHLKADALFAAACGAGSNEPVAEAQAGAWNPKSMLMNVFTDGRVRELEFACQLPSEAFLQTDDGLRALRITACPTRDVNNSVNSVILLLEDITERKRVTEQLNRARQLEAMGTLAAGIAHEINQPLSALRLYASGLELLVEQQHGLSQENLLERLGWILREADNIQEIIAHMRSLVMQQDAPPIGRASLNKAVQRALGLVGAQLNAHGIQLDLQLATNLPDALANLVQLEQVVINLVVNAMHALDTIDSSRQADKWIRISTEQLDNGSLRLRVADNGPGLQGLEKRIFDPFFTTKDAGSGMGLGLSIVHTFVEAWRGEISTVSTMQGSGATFIITLHPADAEAGVTDAHTDS
- a CDS encoding response regulator, translating into MPLSILVVDDEQIVALDIKRTLERLGYSVPAIVGDGQTAISKAAELQPSLVLMDIRLKGEMDGIQAASVITAKLGIPVIYLTAYSDEATLERAKASNPFGFLIKPFEERELHSTIEIAMLKHRSERSLDEARRRAEQDNLAKSGYFADMSHEIRNSLNGIVGMTDLALDTDLSTEQREYLTTVLESAENLLNILNDVLDISRIEARKLSLTERPFELYACLSKAVRTIRPDAEKKGLQVAWHIAPDVPKTIIGDSGRLQQILLNLLGNAIKFTLSGGITVEVNTVQGAPQTTDNGDNNRSIQLLFSVRDTGIGIPEDRQTAIFERYRQVDRDNPQEHVGSGLGLAICKELVELMDGSIWVRSRVDHGSTFYFTVCLTPSGKAQQDKQAVTVQQPAPHKLHVLAVDDNLVSRKLVRLLLEKQGHTCVTANNGLEMLVHLAQERFDLVLSNIQMPRMGGLEAVRRIRSGLADGVAPDIPIIAITAHALKGDRERFLEAGMTEYIAKPIHATRFYKAIARAMQQDTSPPEDTAPAESPQLLRPMLDTADVLERMDGDAQLVREIWQAFLADSVEQMHSIREALRGNSPRLDLPLAEVASGATQALKAAAKNVGAMELAATLESCADALRFGERERATAAIMHVDTVLAHTLSVIDTSMKSLMETGTDES
- a CDS encoding TolC family protein, whose amino-acid sequence is MKNYLGTLLVSVTLLAGAPAVSQAKGLAELLPGLLEKHERVLAKESQIEASTHGVDVSRSGWFPRLDVTSDASSEQIERPGSQPDDYTSRARNMQKIRGTQLLYDFDATTRRVEQSEAVLERSRLEHFSAQQDILLDGISVYLDVYKAFKRLEYATRSEERIKQQTGIEETLVQRGAGVSSDVLQAKQQLLGAMALRVNIEGELARARARFRSLYGYAPDTAEIKTFEKPVLPADLLPATPDDAAVAAIDGSPLLKAADATVSASVKQVEIDRTRFYPNFNLFAEARRRENDNGDSGVRNDSGFGVEMAWNLFSGFGDEAQLNASRASVSQARYVQADMRRTVEENVRIAWQDLRANRRNAKLLREQTEILGEFMDMAKRERKLGTRSLLDVLVAEVNYINAVSQALAAEAEALRAGYATLHAMGKLDVTLFKAP
- a CDS encoding LysR family transcriptional regulator ArgP, whose translation is MLDYKQLEALAAVAEEGSFDKAAGRLHITQSAVSQRIRTLEDNVGQALLIRSTPVRPTETGQRLLAHFRKVYHLESDLLADLLPTSDALPVIALGVNEDSLATWFLPALQPFLEANSVLLDLYTDDQEQTHDLLRAGRVAGCVSTRPEPIQGCSCFYLGRMEYQCLATHTFAQRWFPNGVTAEAIRRAPAVTFNRKDLLHCRFAEHWGLSAGDFPTHYVPSSEVFVDLVTASLAYGMVPHPQGLPLIDQGTLVALAPQAHISVRLYWHQWSLGTSLTRALATALREGCGHLLL
- a CDS encoding LysE/ArgO family amino acid transporter; its protein translation is MMLGAYIQGIGMGGGLIVAIGAQNAFVFSQGVRQNHHLTIALLCSLCDAMLICLGVSGVGTAVASSPTLGRYAALFGAAFLFWYGLGAFRSMLRGGCLKDEADCELATRRSAIAATLAVTLLNPHVYLDTVVLLGSVSGQYGGEARYIFGAGAATASFLWFFSLSLGGRLMAPFFQSRTAWRVLDGIVCLTMWCIGVGLFRQGLA
- a CDS encoding GAK system CofD-like protein; translation: MHLKQHLTITREITIPDPLKLERFRHAPQLGPKALFFSGGSALHDLAQQLTHYTHNSVHLITPFDSGGSSAVLRQAFDMPAVGDIRSRLMALADQSIQGNPAIFDLFVYRMAQKASDKDLADELKLFTTGTHALMQPIPEPMREIIRNNLQLFADQMPQDFDLHGASIGNLVLTAGYTSNRKQLDPAIYLFSKLVEVRGIVRPVVDSCAHLAVRLANNEIVVGQHMFTGKWHPPVQSPIEDIWLTPSLHGKERIGIPLCDNSRRLIAQADLICYPMGSFYSSIIATLLPDGIGKAIAASRKPKVFIPNTGTDPELFGHDLSMQVERLLHTLRKDAPDNIKDSDVLNAILLDTKNGRYNGTLNRDALAARGIAVLDLNLISEQSAPLVDGKLLSDALLSFC
- a CDS encoding GAK system ATP-grasp enzyme, with product MRIGVVGTRGGWSSEQLADAVAEKTGFRLLIEMDKVRLDLPSGRCMYEDTDIAGLDGLIIKKIGSRYSPDLLDRLEILRFLKTRGLPVFSDPLSIIRVLDRLSCTVTLQAGGIPMPPTTITENIELALEAVNEYGRAIFKPLYTSKARGMFMLEHGPQARDAVERYAREYRLMYIQKAVDLEEGKDLGVVFLGGQYLTTYARCKTNDSWNTTTASGGRYAPFEPSEEVLELASRAQKLFGLDFTCVDVALTSDGPYVFEVSAFGGFRGIRDSSGMNAAALYVDHVLQNIAG